One segment of Radiobacillus kanasensis DNA contains the following:
- a CDS encoding alpha-glucuronidase family glycosyl hydrolase: MSSMYEKVMERTDTAEAYACWLQYRKMEDAKWLRDYMSYCLNITALGKSVVINAALDELSLAFHSMFEQKPTITNRVHPESSIVIGTYQDMNLEEHGVEADVFHKLNDEGYLLKTVKNAEKSRLLLVGKSDKGVLYATHHLLRLIQTGVALDHLDIVDSPRNQIRMLNQWDNMNGSVERGYSGNSIFYENNQVTTNLERIKDYARMLSSVGINAISINNVNVWEVETNLITGKFLPDVAKVADTLRAYGLKTFLSINFASPIELGDLSTADPLDASVKSWWKEKVKEIYQYIPDFGGFVVKADSEHRPGPFSYERDHADGANMLGEALQPFDGIVVWRCFVYNCMQDWRDRSTDRARAAYDHFKLLDGKFLDNVILQVKNGPMDFQVREPVSPMLGAMERTNQIVEFQVTQEYLGQQKDLAFLIPMWKEVLDFDTHAKGKGSTVKAIVDGSLYDYKYSGISAVSNIGNDINWTGNTLAQANLYGYGRLIWNPDLSAEEIAREWVRVTFGNDRAVVETISTMLLDSREIYENYTTPLGIGWMVNPNHHYGPNVDGYEYSRWGTYHFADRDGIGVDRTMETGTGYVGQYFSPNKEMYNSLADCPDELLLFFHHVPYTHRLKSGEAVIQHYYNSHFKGVEQVEDLLAKWSLLADKIDEYRFHNVQERLHMQLENAKEWRDQVNTYFYRKSGIPDEKNRKIY, encoded by the coding sequence ATGAGTAGCATGTATGAAAAGGTGATGGAAAGAACAGACACAGCTGAAGCTTATGCCTGTTGGCTGCAATATAGGAAAATGGAAGATGCAAAATGGTTGAGAGATTACATGTCCTATTGCTTAAATATCACAGCTCTTGGTAAGTCCGTCGTAATCAATGCTGCACTGGACGAATTGAGCCTTGCTTTTCACTCGATGTTTGAGCAAAAACCAACCATTACAAATCGTGTTCATCCAGAATCATCTATTGTTATTGGAACCTATCAAGATATGAATCTAGAAGAGCATGGTGTGGAAGCGGATGTGTTTCATAAGTTAAATGACGAAGGTTATCTTTTAAAAACGGTTAAAAATGCGGAAAAGAGTCGGTTATTACTAGTAGGTAAATCCGATAAAGGTGTGTTATACGCCACCCATCATTTGTTACGACTCATTCAAACAGGAGTAGCTCTTGATCATTTAGATATAGTTGATTCTCCTAGAAATCAAATTAGAATGCTAAATCAGTGGGATAACATGAACGGCAGTGTTGAGCGTGGTTATTCAGGAAATTCCATATTCTACGAAAACAACCAGGTTACTACTAATCTAGAACGCATCAAGGACTATGCCAGAATGTTATCTTCCGTTGGAATTAATGCCATTTCCATTAATAACGTGAATGTTTGGGAAGTGGAAACGAATTTAATTACGGGCAAGTTTTTACCAGATGTTGCAAAAGTAGCGGACACTTTACGGGCGTATGGTTTAAAGACTTTCTTAAGTATTAATTTTGCAAGTCCGATTGAATTAGGAGATTTATCGACTGCAGACCCACTAGATGCAAGTGTCAAAAGTTGGTGGAAAGAAAAAGTAAAAGAAATCTATCAATATATTCCTGACTTTGGTGGATTTGTCGTGAAAGCGGATTCGGAGCATCGACCAGGGCCCTTTTCATACGAAAGAGACCATGCGGATGGGGCGAACATGTTAGGAGAGGCACTACAACCGTTTGATGGAATTGTTGTTTGGAGATGTTTTGTCTATAACTGTATGCAAGATTGGCGTGATCGCTCGACAGACCGTGCGCGTGCTGCTTATGATCATTTCAAACTGTTAGACGGAAAGTTTTTGGATAATGTGATTTTGCAGGTCAAAAACGGACCAATGGATTTCCAAGTAAGAGAACCTGTTTCCCCTATGCTAGGTGCTATGGAAAGAACGAATCAAATCGTTGAATTCCAGGTTACCCAGGAATATTTAGGTCAACAAAAGGATTTAGCATTTTTGATTCCAATGTGGAAAGAAGTATTAGACTTTGACACACACGCTAAAGGAAAAGGTTCAACCGTAAAGGCAATCGTTGACGGTTCTTTGTATGATTACAAATATAGTGGGATTTCTGCTGTTTCCAATATTGGGAATGATATCAATTGGACCGGCAATACACTCGCGCAAGCTAATCTATATGGGTATGGTCGCCTTATTTGGAACCCGGATTTGTCAGCAGAGGAAATTGCAAGGGAATGGGTCCGAGTAACGTTCGGTAACGATCGGGCAGTTGTTGAGACTATTAGTACGATGTTACTCGATTCCAGGGAGATTTACGAAAATTATACGACTCCACTTGGGATCGGTTGGATGGTTAATCCAAATCACCATTATGGCCCTAATGTTGATGGCTATGAATATTCAAGATGGGGGACGTATCACTTTGCTGACCGAGATGGTATAGGTGTGGACCGTACGATGGAGACAGGTACTGGTTATGTAGGACAGTATTTTTCACCGAATAAAGAAATGTATAACTCGTTAGCGGATTGTCCAGATGAGCTCCTGTTGTTTTTCCATCACGTACCTTACACACATCGGTTGAAGTCTGGGGAAGCAGTGATTCAACATTATTATAACTCGCATTTTAAAGGGGTAGAGCAGGTAGAAGATTTACTGGCAAAATGGTCGTTACTAGCAGATAAAATAGACGAATATCGATTTCACAATGTACAAGAGCGACTACATATGCAACTAGAAAATGCCAAGGAATGGCGCGACCAAGTAAATACGTATTTCTACCGAAAATCAGGTATTCCTGATGAGAAAAATAGAAAGATCTATTAA
- a CDS encoding GntR family transcriptional regulator, with amino-acid sequence MEEISSAETKRINGSTRDFVYETIKEKIINWEIEPGTKISEKDIADQLEVSRTPVREAFLKLAQEELLGVFPQSGTIVSQIDLALVEEGRFVRQKIERAIVEEFCLTCDKEQLFQLESNLAMQGLCLEKGSHHRLFELDEEFHRIMFEGCKKLRTWKMIRQMNSHFDRLRVLRLASNSDWDGVVSQHRKIFEHISNKDVDAAVNEISDHLDLVNYEKDEIRSRYPGYFK; translated from the coding sequence GTGGAGGAGATTTCATCGGCTGAAACGAAGAGAATCAATGGCTCGACAAGAGACTTTGTTTACGAAACCATCAAAGAAAAAATTATTAACTGGGAAATTGAACCAGGGACAAAGATCTCTGAGAAGGATATTGCGGACCAGCTAGAAGTAAGTCGAACTCCGGTGCGCGAAGCTTTTTTAAAACTTGCACAAGAGGAATTGTTAGGTGTATTCCCCCAAAGTGGAACAATTGTTTCCCAGATTGATCTGGCGCTAGTAGAAGAAGGACGATTTGTCCGGCAGAAGATTGAAAGAGCTATCGTTGAGGAATTTTGCTTAACGTGTGATAAAGAGCAACTATTCCAACTAGAAAGTAATCTGGCCATGCAAGGGCTATGCTTAGAAAAGGGTTCTCATCATCGCTTATTTGAGCTAGATGAGGAGTTCCATCGAATCATGTTTGAAGGCTGTAAGAAATTACGAACTTGGAAAATGATTCGTCAGATGAATAGTCACTTTGACCGATTACGAGTACTACGTTTAGCATCCAACTCGGATTGGGATGGAGTAGTATCACAGCATCGGAAGATTTTCGAGCATATAAGTAATAAAGATGTAGATGCTGCAGTTAATGAAATAAGTGATCATCTCGATTTAGTTAATTATGAAAAAGACGAAATCAGGTCACGCTACCCAGGTTATTTTAAATAA
- a CDS encoding sigma-70 family RNA polymerase sigma factor, producing MRTDNFNGILEKYENMIFYLIHKLGIRDPNNEFYQKGVIALWKAIDSYDPERGKFSSYAYFLIEKALIGLIRKKQRTIDKEAYFRNSVQPDSLVTNIELSIDPYVIEKIKNKLTYGQWKWFNLYVLQDLSVKDIATRENVSIDAVKNWGRRAKPKLKKLLK from the coding sequence TTGCGAACAGACAATTTTAATGGAATTCTGGAAAAGTACGAAAACATGATTTTTTATCTCATTCACAAATTAGGAATTCGGGACCCAAATAACGAGTTTTATCAAAAAGGAGTTATTGCTTTATGGAAAGCTATCGATTCTTATGATCCAGAAAGAGGAAAGTTTTCAAGCTATGCTTACTTTTTGATTGAGAAAGCCTTAATAGGATTGATTAGAAAAAAGCAGAGAACCATAGATAAGGAGGCTTATTTTCGAAATTCCGTACAGCCTGATTCTCTGGTAACCAATATAGAGTTGAGCATCGATCCATATGTAATAGAAAAAATAAAAAATAAACTAACCTATGGACAGTGGAAGTGGTTCAACTTGTATGTTCTTCAAGATTTATCGGTAAAAGATATTGCCACTAGAGAAAATGTGAGCATCGATGCCGTAAAAAACTGGGGAAGACGTGCAAAGCCCAAACTTAAAAAACTTTTAAAATAG
- the pyrH gene encoding UMP kinase has translation MYKRVMVKLSGGALGDEKDNFSHQKLEHIAQEIISLVDRNVEVSIVVGGGNIFRGNLAEQWGIDRVEADNIGTMGTIVNSLMLRGVLKSKTSTDVRVMTSIPVTAVAEPYIRLRAMHHLEKGYIVIFGGGNGQPFVTTDYPSVQRAVEMNCDAILVAKQGVDGVFTEDPKQNPASKKYKELNYNDVVTQNIKVMDQSALLLARDHNLPVHLFNFDQPGAMSKICDGKPVGTIVHTGATSLV, from the coding sequence ATGTACAAACGAGTCATGGTCAAATTAAGCGGTGGAGCTCTAGGTGACGAAAAGGACAACTTCTCTCATCAAAAGCTCGAGCATATCGCACAAGAAATCATTTCCCTTGTTGATAGAAACGTGGAGGTATCCATTGTTGTCGGGGGAGGGAATATCTTCCGTGGGAATCTTGCCGAGCAATGGGGAATTGATCGAGTGGAAGCAGATAATATTGGAACAATGGGTACAATCGTAAATAGTTTAATGCTACGAGGTGTTCTAAAAAGTAAAACAAGTACGGATGTCCGCGTGATGACCTCGATTCCAGTTACAGCCGTTGCGGAACCTTACATTAGACTTCGTGCGATGCATCACCTGGAGAAAGGCTATATCGTCATTTTTGGTGGGGGGAATGGTCAGCCGTTCGTAACAACTGATTATCCAAGTGTCCAACGGGCGGTAGAAATGAATTGTGACGCTATCCTTGTTGCCAAACAAGGAGTAGATGGGGTTTTTACGGAGGACCCTAAGCAGAATCCGGCATCCAAAAAATATAAGGAGCTAAACTATAATGACGTAGTAACTCAAAATATAAAAGTCATGGATCAGTCTGCATTACTGTTAGCAAGGGATCACAATCTTCCTGTACATCTTTTTAATTTTGACCAGCCAGGAGCTATGAGTAAAATTTGTGACGGGAAACCGGTAGGTACAATCGTTCATACTGGGGCGACTTCCTTGGTGTAA
- a CDS encoding phosphoglycerate dehydrogenase produces MKIIVTSPSFGKFNPEIVGELESEGYTIKKLIPYSREKMLEELKDAYGIIVGLDKVDRELLDKAPNLRVIAKHGVGVDNIDLDAAKERGISVTNTPGTNNDAVADLAFGLMLSVARSIPEANSNLKEEKWLRYDGNSVWGKTIGVVGLGAIGKGLAKRAKGFNMEILGYDITEPSHEDADIGIERVSLNDLLRKSDYISLHAPLNKFTYHMIGKEELELMKSTSFLINTARGGLIDEEALKTALLNKEIKGCALDVFEEEPPQDFDLLKLDNIVVTPHMAAYTIEAVKYTSQMAADNVTQKLRNEEPRNLVC; encoded by the coding sequence ATGAAAATTATTGTTACTTCTCCTAGTTTTGGAAAGTTTAACCCTGAAATAGTAGGAGAACTGGAATCAGAGGGATATACCATTAAAAAGCTAATTCCATATAGTAGAGAGAAAATGTTAGAGGAATTGAAAGATGCGTATGGAATTATAGTAGGACTAGACAAAGTAGATAGAGAACTCCTGGACAAAGCACCTAACCTAAGGGTGATAGCAAAGCATGGAGTCGGTGTGGACAATATTGATCTTGATGCAGCGAAGGAAAGGGGAATCTCTGTTACCAACACACCAGGTACGAACAACGATGCAGTAGCTGATCTTGCCTTTGGTTTAATGTTAAGCGTTGCAAGGTCTATTCCAGAAGCAAATTCTAACCTGAAAGAAGAAAAGTGGCTTCGATACGATGGAAATTCTGTTTGGGGAAAGACAATAGGAGTAGTTGGTCTTGGTGCAATTGGGAAGGGGCTTGCTAAAAGAGCAAAAGGTTTTAATATGGAAATCCTAGGTTACGACATTACAGAACCTAGTCACGAAGATGCAGATATTGGTATTGAACGAGTATCATTAAATGATTTACTCCGTAAATCTGACTACATTTCTCTCCATGCACCTTTAAATAAGTTTACGTACCATATGATTGGAAAAGAGGAGCTAGAGTTAATGAAGTCTACTTCTTTTCTGATCAACACAGCAAGAGGTGGACTTATTGATGAAGAAGCACTTAAGACTGCTTTGTTAAATAAAGAAATTAAAGGGTGTGCTTTAGATGTCTTTGAAGAAGAGCCACCTCAGGATTTTGACCTTCTTAAATTAGATAATATAGTGGTAACACCGCATATGGCTGCTTACACGATAGAAGCCGTTAAATATACAAGTCAAATGGCAGCGGATAATGTGACACAAAAGTTAAGGAATGAGGAACCTAGAAATTTAGTCTGTTAA
- a CDS encoding iron-containing alcohol dehydrogenase — MQTIHNFQSAHQIIYGNDSLQSIDEYFYVFDDVRRVLIVTIDRFDKEIETIRTQLGNRNIVVDLLTGVEPEPTISHIHDLFNQIKNKKYDVLIGMGGGSVLDATKVLSVMLTNDTPLEDMVGTELIPNRGVPMVLIPTTSGTGSEVTPNAIVTFPDQELKIGIVSRYFMADLVLLDPMLTISVPPQVTAATGMDAFTHSFESYISNKSNPISDMFAMESMRLISRSILRAYRDGSDLEARQDMLLGSTYGGMALTSAGTAAVHALAYPLGGKFHISHGEANSMLLPHVTRFNLDQIENKMAKIAREIGILENNKTDDREAAELLISNIESWTTSLNIPQDLSKFGVKEEDVSGLAVAAAKVTRLLNNNPKVLSVEDMEDIYKKLLNS; from the coding sequence ATGCAAACCATACACAACTTTCAATCTGCACATCAAATCATTTACGGCAACGACTCATTACAATCTATTGATGAATATTTCTATGTCTTCGACGATGTAAGAAGAGTATTGATTGTTACCATTGATCGGTTTGATAAGGAGATAGAAACAATTCGGACTCAACTTGGAAATAGGAATATTGTAGTCGACCTTTTAACGGGAGTAGAGCCTGAACCAACTATTTCTCATATCCATGACCTTTTCAATCAAATAAAAAATAAGAAATATGATGTACTGATTGGAATGGGTGGAGGAAGTGTATTAGATGCAACAAAAGTGCTTTCCGTTATGCTTACCAATGACACTCCACTAGAAGATATGGTTGGAACAGAACTGATACCGAACAGAGGGGTTCCAATGGTATTAATCCCAACTACTTCTGGAACTGGTTCAGAGGTAACTCCAAATGCGATCGTAACTTTTCCTGATCAAGAACTGAAAATAGGAATTGTTAGTCGATACTTCATGGCTGATCTGGTTCTATTAGATCCTATGTTAACGATTTCGGTTCCTCCTCAGGTTACAGCAGCAACAGGGATGGATGCATTTACTCATTCCTTTGAATCCTATATATCGAACAAGTCTAACCCTATTAGTGATATGTTTGCAATGGAATCAATGAGATTAATTTCAAGAAGTATTCTAAGAGCATACAGAGATGGTTCTGATTTGGAAGCGAGACAGGATATGCTTTTAGGCTCAACCTATGGTGGGATGGCTTTAACAAGTGCTGGAACAGCTGCTGTTCATGCCTTAGCCTATCCTTTAGGTGGGAAGTTTCATATTTCGCATGGGGAAGCCAATTCCATGCTGTTACCTCATGTAACAAGATTCAATCTTGATCAAATTGAAAATAAGATGGCCAAAATAGCTAGGGAAATAGGTATTTTGGAAAATAACAAAACAGATGATCGAGAAGCTGCAGAATTGTTAATCAGTAATATAGAGAGTTGGACTACTAGTCTGAATATACCACAAGATCTTTCAAAATTTGGTGTGAAGGAAGAAGATGTTTCGGGATTAGCTGTTGCGGCTGCTAAGGTTACAAGGCTACTAAACAATAATCCTAAAGTTTTATCTGTGGAAGACATGGAGGATATTTACAAAAAGTTACTAAATTCTTAG
- the dapA gene encoding 4-hydroxy-tetrahydrodipicolinate synthase, which yields MKIPKGIISAMLTPFHEDQTIDEQTTRRQVNRLIDNGIHGLFILGTNGEFFNMDEDEKVEFAKIVVDEVKGRIPVCAGTGTIRTDEVIRLTQRMEEVGVDMISVITPYLMTISQQELIDHYLSIAESTSLPILIYHMPQRTNNVLAPESVAFLSTIPNIVGIKDSTGDFDQILKFIEVTGDDFSVYSGADSLILWTLQAGGAGAIAATSNLFPALVSSIYTNWKEGDLDAARKAQEQLRPIRNASSMASTPAVFKKAMQLLGEPVGPARFPVKEIDIEVTKEIEKVLELYK from the coding sequence GTGAAAATTCCAAAGGGTATTATCTCTGCTATGTTAACTCCCTTTCATGAAGATCAAACGATAGACGAGCAAACAACTAGAAGGCAAGTGAATCGTCTTATTGATAATGGTATTCATGGTTTATTTATATTGGGCACAAATGGTGAGTTTTTCAATATGGATGAAGATGAAAAAGTGGAATTCGCTAAGATTGTAGTGGATGAAGTGAAAGGCAGAATTCCAGTTTGTGCAGGAACAGGAACAATACGAACAGATGAGGTTATTCGATTAACACAGCGAATGGAAGAAGTCGGTGTAGATATGATTTCTGTAATAACTCCGTATCTGATGACGATTAGCCAACAAGAACTAATAGACCATTATCTATCCATTGCGGAGTCTACCAGTTTACCGATTCTAATCTATCATATGCCGCAAAGAACCAATAATGTCTTAGCTCCTGAATCAGTAGCTTTTCTAAGTACGATTCCAAATATTGTTGGTATTAAAGACAGCACCGGAGATTTTGACCAAATTCTAAAATTCATTGAAGTCACTGGAGATGACTTTTCGGTTTATTCTGGAGCAGACTCCCTTATATTATGGACTCTACAAGCGGGAGGTGCTGGAGCAATAGCCGCAACATCTAATTTGTTTCCAGCACTTGTCTCTTCCATTTATACGAACTGGAAGGAAGGCGACTTAGATGCCGCTCGTAAAGCGCAAGAGCAGTTGAGACCAATTCGAAATGCCTCGTCAATGGCAAGTACGCCAGCTGTATTCAAAAAAGCCATGCAATTATTAGGGGAGCCTGTAGGTCCTGCTCGATTCCCAGTAAAAGAAATAGATATAGAAGTTACTAAGGAAATAGAAAAGGTTTTAGAACTTTATAAGTAA
- a CDS encoding tripartite tricarboxylate transporter permease: protein MDISSFFESITGIFLSSTILFVAFGTILGVIFGAIPGLTATLAVVILLPFTYGMDPVAGLSTLVSAYIGGISGGVVAAILIGMPGTPSSVTTVFDGYPLAKKGLGAKALSMGAMSNLIGSVISLVFLVLLAPQLAKVALSFTPFEYAMVMLFAFVIVAGLTGDFFKSILVTVFGLILATWGFDPINAVERNPLGIEFLRNGIPAIPALIGLFVISRVFEELESDQSKPIIPKTSTKGSFPKLREIKISVPNFLRSGFIGTAIGILPGIGSSLATFVAYDRAKKSSKEPETFGKGNIQGVIASETSNNAVIGGALIPLLALGIPGDSVTALLLGGLQMHGLQPGPLLFLNQPDFVMGLFASFLLSVVIMYLFMVTIGARIFPIILSVKKVYLLPMVVAMSIAGTFTIGNRVEDVWIMAIFGIIGYFMDKYNFSTLPLVITLLLGFPFEQYIRNGLIQSEGSLLPFFTRPIAGGFFLLTIITLFFILKSKRKAKRSVG from the coding sequence ATGGATATTTCAAGCTTTTTTGAGAGTATAACGGGTATATTTTTAAGTTCAACTATTTTATTTGTGGCTTTTGGGACTATTCTTGGTGTCATTTTTGGTGCTATACCCGGATTAACAGCTACGCTGGCTGTTGTGATTTTACTTCCCTTTACGTACGGTATGGATCCAGTTGCTGGGTTATCAACACTAGTATCGGCTTATATTGGTGGTATTTCTGGAGGGGTAGTAGCAGCTATCCTGATTGGAATGCCAGGTACTCCTTCTTCTGTAACCACAGTCTTTGACGGGTACCCACTCGCTAAAAAAGGTCTTGGTGCTAAAGCTTTAAGTATGGGAGCGATGTCCAATTTAATTGGTTCCGTTATATCCCTTGTTTTTCTTGTACTATTAGCCCCACAGTTAGCAAAAGTTGCCTTATCTTTTACGCCTTTTGAATATGCGATGGTCATGTTATTTGCTTTTGTTATTGTTGCGGGTTTAACAGGAGATTTCTTTAAAAGTATTTTGGTTACTGTTTTTGGGCTCATTCTAGCAACATGGGGATTTGACCCTATCAATGCAGTAGAACGTAATCCTTTAGGTATTGAATTTCTAAGAAATGGTATTCCTGCAATTCCTGCTTTAATTGGTTTGTTTGTTATCTCAAGAGTATTCGAGGAGTTGGAGTCTGATCAAAGTAAGCCGATCATCCCGAAAACTTCTACAAAAGGTTCTTTTCCAAAGCTTCGAGAGATAAAAATTTCGGTCCCTAACTTCCTGCGATCTGGATTTATTGGGACAGCAATTGGAATATTGCCCGGAATTGGTTCATCACTTGCAACGTTTGTTGCTTATGATAGAGCGAAAAAATCAAGTAAAGAACCAGAAACCTTTGGAAAAGGAAATATCCAAGGGGTTATAGCTTCTGAAACTTCTAACAATGCGGTTATTGGTGGTGCGTTGATTCCCTTACTTGCGTTGGGCATTCCAGGTGATAGTGTTACCGCTTTATTATTAGGTGGTTTACAAATGCATGGACTTCAGCCAGGACCTTTATTGTTTCTTAACCAACCCGATTTTGTAATGGGGTTATTTGCATCATTCCTTCTATCCGTAGTTATTATGTATTTATTCATGGTCACCATTGGAGCAAGAATTTTTCCAATCATTCTATCTGTAAAAAAGGTTTACTTATTGCCTATGGTAGTAGCGATGAGTATAGCTGGTACATTTACGATTGGGAACCGCGTCGAGGATGTATGGATTATGGCTATCTTCGGAATCATCGGTTATTTCATGGATAAGTACAATTTTTCAACGTTACCTTTAGTTATTACACTACTGCTAGGCTTTCCGTTTGAACAATATATTCGAAATGGTTTAATACAAAGTGAAGGTTCTCTATTGCCATTCTTTACTAGGCCTATTGCAGGTGGTTTTTTCTTGCTAACCATTATCACCTTATTTTTTATCCTTAAATCAAAAAGGAAAGCAAAGCGTTCGGTGGGATAA
- a CDS encoding tripartite tricarboxylate transporter TctB family protein gives MKKVAIEIILILSGILFLITGLNIGAGGFSGDVLNQRDYVLILSGLLIVLSGISMIKTLILSKKKDSDSTPETNSSKSEPESEENDRSHKVNKNIWMTMILLLLFAYGFSYIGFYVSSFIFVFILTWMMFNWSKRELAKSLIFSVGLNVAFFFLFQFINVYFPENTLLF, from the coding sequence ATGAAGAAGGTTGCAATAGAAATCATTTTGATTCTTTCGGGGATCCTGTTTCTAATAACCGGATTAAATATTGGGGCGGGAGGCTTCTCTGGAGATGTGTTAAATCAAAGAGATTATGTACTTATACTTTCTGGTTTACTTATCGTCTTGTCAGGAATTTCGATGATTAAAACATTGATTCTAAGTAAAAAGAAAGATTCTGACTCAACACCTGAGACAAACTCTAGTAAGTCGGAACCAGAATCTGAAGAAAATGATAGAAGTCATAAGGTTAATAAAAATATATGGATGACAATGATCCTACTTCTTTTATTTGCTTATGGATTTTCCTATATTGGATTTTATGTAAGCTCCTTCATATTTGTGTTTATTCTAACCTGGATGATGTTTAATTGGAGCAAGCGGGAATTAGCAAAATCACTAATTTTTAGTGTGGGATTGAATGTTGCTTTTTTCTTTTTATTTCAATTTATTAATGTCTATTTCCCAGAGAATACGCTGTTATTTTAA
- a CDS encoding tripartite tricarboxylate transporter substrate binding protein has product MKFKLFFMLIFVLLFGFLTACAQGGEEANGETSNGSSGDSETSSDFPSKEIRIVVPYDPGGSSDSTARTIAKIIKEEGLLSKDVQVVNLPGANTRIGLEEVLNAKPDGHTLLLHHTTLNAMNAVGQIDISYKDYDLISQVAYTPNVLVGKADAEYKTFDEYLEAAKKNPGSISVGVPAVGSTTHLAFETMMQKSGNEGIFEVVPFQSGADLIAAHMGGQVDLRMASTPDSIEYVKAGNVIPLVSTSYERHWDPNIKDALSFKDLGIDVGVAVRYGLYAPKGTPDDVVKKLEETMRKVVETQAFQDFTSKNGAQAEFLGTEEFVKNNKEIQSIFEDLAENISVKE; this is encoded by the coding sequence ATGAAATTCAAATTATTTTTCATGCTGATTTTTGTACTGTTATTTGGTTTCCTGACGGCTTGTGCACAAGGGGGAGAAGAAGCAAACGGAGAAACTTCTAATGGTTCATCAGGCGATTCTGAAACTTCAAGTGATTTTCCGTCTAAAGAAATTCGAATTGTAGTACCTTATGATCCAGGAGGATCTAGTGATTCTACCGCTCGTACAATAGCCAAGATTATTAAAGAAGAAGGTTTATTATCGAAAGATGTTCAAGTGGTAAATCTTCCTGGCGCGAATACACGTATTGGCTTAGAAGAGGTACTTAATGCGAAACCAGATGGTCATACATTGCTTTTACACCATACAACTTTAAATGCAATGAATGCTGTTGGACAAATCGACATTTCTTACAAAGACTACGATTTGATCTCACAAGTAGCTTACACACCAAACGTTTTAGTTGGAAAGGCAGATGCCGAATACAAAACGTTTGATGAGTATCTAGAAGCAGCTAAAAAGAATCCGGGTTCTATCTCTGTTGGTGTGCCAGCTGTAGGTTCCACCACACATTTGGCTTTTGAAACGATGATGCAAAAAAGTGGTAATGAAGGGATTTTTGAAGTAGTACCTTTCCAAAGTGGTGCAGATTTAATTGCTGCTCATATGGGTGGTCAAGTTGATCTAAGAATGGCATCTACTCCAGACTCTATTGAATATGTAAAAGCTGGAAATGTTATACCTCTTGTATCTACAAGCTATGAACGTCATTGGGATCCAAACATAAAAGATGCTTTATCCTTTAAAGATCTAGGTATTGATGTAGGTGTAGCCGTTCGTTATGGCCTATATGCACCAAAGGGAACTCCTGATGATGTTGTAAAGAAATTAGAAGAAACGATGCGAAAAGTGGTGGAAACACAGGCATTCCAAGACTTTACTAGCAAAAATGGTGCACAAGCAGAATTCTTAGGTACTGAAGAATTTGTTAAAAATAACAAGGAAATTCAAAGTATTTTTGAGGACTTGGCAGAAAATATTAGTGTGAAAGAATAA